A genome region from Rhodopseudomonas boonkerdii includes the following:
- a CDS encoding MarR family winged helix-turn-helix transcriptional regulator, producing the protein MDRAESAAEQWARERPEIDTGAMVLLGRLAEAALVISRDRLNPLFARFDLQPGEFDVLATLRRSGKPHALTPTELYEAAMISSGSMTNRIDRLEKVGFVMRKPNPADKRGTLVGLTVQGLALIDRVIDAHVANQQAIVSGLNAREQSQLSGLLAKLLASQK; encoded by the coding sequence ATGGACAGAGCCGAGAGTGCCGCCGAGCAATGGGCCCGCGAGCGGCCGGAGATCGACACGGGAGCGATGGTGCTGCTCGGCCGGCTGGCCGAGGCCGCGCTGGTGATTTCGCGCGACAGACTCAATCCGCTGTTCGCACGCTTCGATCTGCAGCCCGGGGAATTCGACGTGCTGGCGACGCTGCGGCGAAGCGGCAAGCCGCATGCGCTGACACCGACCGAACTCTATGAAGCTGCGATGATCTCGTCCGGTAGCATGACCAACCGGATCGATCGGCTGGAAAAGGTCGGTTTTGTCATGCGCAAACCGAACCCGGCCGACAAACGCGGCACATTGGTGGGGCTCACGGTGCAAGGGCTCGCTCTGATCGATCGCGTGATCGATGCGCATGTGGCGAACCAGCAGGCCATCGTGAGCGGCCTTAACGCACGCGAGCAGAGTCAGTTATCGGGGTTGCTGGCGAAGCTGTTGGCATCGCAGAAGTAG
- a CDS encoding MFS transporter, with amino-acid sequence MSRFSSRLLFPAAVIIVGINLRPALAAVGPLLDAIQRDTGLGDTGASLLTTLPVVLMGVCLFGAAWLRRLFGERGGIALGAVLIVLACAMRWWFPDLSTLLLTAVLGGIGIAIVQALMPSVIRAQAGGSAARLMGLYSTAIMGGALIASTLSPWIARSVSWPAALGIWAVPALVGLAAWWKVMDRPDTATSGSAHRAIYRFPRAWVLLAFFGLGTGAYTLVLAWLPPFYTRFGWTAEAAGALLGLVTLAEVVSGIAVSLWINRLPDRRPALLVAIGALLVGLLCLCLAPLSLAWPAALFAGLGIGALFPLSLIVSMDHAGDAGEAGAIVGFVQGGGYVLAALLPFIAGLLRQHLSDLTPAWWLMALLCVVMAGIAVRLRPECRLLCDV; translated from the coding sequence ATGTCTCGTTTTTCTTCCCGGCTGCTGTTTCCGGCGGCCGTCATCATCGTCGGCATCAATTTGCGTCCGGCGCTGGCTGCAGTCGGCCCGCTGCTCGATGCGATCCAGCGCGACACCGGTCTCGGCGATACCGGCGCCAGTCTGCTGACCACGCTGCCGGTGGTGCTGATGGGCGTGTGCCTGTTCGGCGCGGCGTGGCTGCGGCGTCTGTTCGGCGAGCGCGGCGGCATCGCGCTCGGCGCGGTGCTGATCGTGCTGGCCTGCGCCATGCGCTGGTGGTTTCCCGACCTGTCCACCTTGCTGTTGACTGCCGTGCTCGGCGGCATCGGTATCGCCATCGTGCAGGCGCTGATGCCGTCAGTGATCCGTGCGCAGGCCGGGGGAAGCGCGGCGCGGCTGATGGGACTGTATTCGACGGCGATCATGGGAGGCGCGCTTATTGCGAGTACGCTGAGCCCTTGGATCGCACGCAGCGTAAGCTGGCCTGCGGCGCTCGGCATCTGGGCCGTGCCGGCGCTCGTCGGGCTTGCCGCATGGTGGAAGGTGATGGATCGCCCCGACACTGCCACAAGCGGCTCTGCGCATCGTGCCATCTATCGCTTTCCGCGCGCATGGGTTCTGCTCGCCTTCTTCGGCCTTGGCACCGGCGCCTATACGCTGGTGCTGGCGTGGCTGCCGCCGTTCTACACCCGGTTCGGATGGACCGCGGAGGCGGCCGGGGCGTTGCTTGGTCTCGTGACCCTTGCCGAGGTGGTTTCGGGAATCGCGGTATCGCTCTGGATCAACCGTTTGCCGGATCGTCGCCCTGCGCTCCTGGTTGCGATCGGCGCGCTGCTTGTCGGCTTGCTCTGCCTGTGTCTTGCGCCGCTATCGCTCGCTTGGCCGGCAGCACTGTTCGCCGGACTCGGCATCGGCGCGCTGTTTCCGTTGTCGCTGATCGTATCGATGGATCACGCCGGGGATGCCGGCGAGGCCGGTGCCATCGTCGGCTTCGTGCAGGGCGGCGGCTATGTGCTCGCAGCCTTGCTGCCTTTCATTGCAGGGCTGTTGCGCCAGCATCTCTCGGATCTCACGCCGGCCTGGTGGCTGATGGCGCTACTCTGCGTCGTGATGGCCGGAATTGCAGTGCGGCTACGTCCCGAATGTCGCCTGTTATGTGACGTTTAG
- a CDS encoding DUF1217 domain-containing protein — protein MVSTYINYNLVSRDLQKSMTKVSQQAAVSKDSAYYKANIGKVTSVDDLLNDHRLYTYATKAYGLEDMAYAKAFIRKVLESNLSDANSFANKLSDKRYREFAAAFPFGTASADTKTAQSANQIDDMIGLYTAVAKRGVDALDANKNYYNLTIGKITNVNALLADDKLRDYVFSAYGIDKSNWSHDTISKVLGSDPSDPNSYVNSVWVSQKDDINANITKAQAAMADAASKIDAYTAQLKEPGADMADLRRKIDLERARGSMNEISIVSYRKALETIDSYVALASAFQFASDGTLPAGTDPQTAAQQSDTHAKYVNSQGAVYLAADPSYSESLIKQYRAGLAKVTTVDQFLKTPNVFNFALKSFGIDPETVSPTIIKNVLKSDPNDPKSYVNKLKDDRFVQLARAFNFDSSGNVTTPVVAQDGAEVKLVMKDYIIAKTRFTKDKEQAELRKAADKDAVYYQNTIANIGSVKELLADRKLMDIALVARGLDPAKVTTADLRKMFDSDLTDPKSFVNTQTDPRFAELVASFNFDNDGEVARLPKFGPQTRDQFMETQRKYLQQTLETQQGETNPGVRLALYFERKAPGITSAYDLLADKALAEVFRTTFGLPDEVGAMDIDQQAKVVEKHLNLKDLADPAKLAKLLNRFSALYDIKNGTGVASSPVITLYQGGGLLSNTAFAAVAKTAR, from the coding sequence ATGGTGTCGACCTATATCAACTACAATCTGGTCTCGCGCGACCTGCAGAAGTCGATGACAAAAGTCTCGCAGCAGGCCGCAGTGAGCAAGGACAGCGCTTACTACAAAGCCAATATCGGCAAGGTAACGAGCGTCGACGATCTCCTGAACGACCATCGACTCTACACCTACGCCACCAAGGCCTATGGCCTGGAGGATATGGCCTATGCCAAGGCCTTCATCCGCAAGGTGCTGGAGAGCAACCTCTCCGATGCCAACAGCTTTGCCAACAAGCTGAGCGACAAGCGCTACCGGGAATTCGCGGCTGCCTTCCCATTCGGCACGGCCAGCGCCGACACCAAGACCGCCCAGTCCGCGAACCAGATCGACGACATGATCGGCCTGTATACGGCAGTGGCGAAACGCGGCGTGGATGCGCTGGACGCGAACAAGAACTACTACAATCTGACGATCGGCAAGATCACCAACGTCAATGCCCTGCTCGCCGACGACAAACTGCGGGACTACGTCTTCTCGGCTTACGGAATCGACAAGAGCAACTGGTCGCACGACACGATCAGCAAGGTGCTGGGCAGCGACCCATCCGATCCGAACAGTTATGTCAATTCCGTCTGGGTGTCGCAGAAAGACGACATCAACGCCAACATCACCAAGGCGCAGGCGGCGATGGCCGACGCCGCCAGCAAGATCGACGCCTATACGGCGCAACTCAAGGAGCCCGGCGCCGATATGGCCGATCTGCGCCGCAAGATCGATCTGGAACGCGCGCGCGGTTCGATGAACGAGATCAGCATCGTCAGCTACCGAAAGGCGCTCGAAACGATCGACAGCTATGTCGCGCTTGCCAGCGCCTTTCAGTTCGCATCGGACGGGACATTACCTGCCGGCACCGACCCGCAGACGGCTGCCCAGCAGAGCGACACCCATGCCAAATATGTCAACAGCCAGGGCGCGGTCTATCTCGCGGCGGACCCGAGCTATTCCGAATCGTTGATCAAGCAGTATCGCGCGGGCCTCGCCAAGGTGACGACCGTCGACCAGTTCCTGAAGACGCCAAACGTTTTCAATTTCGCGCTGAAATCATTCGGAATCGATCCGGAGACGGTGTCGCCGACCATCATCAAGAATGTACTCAAGAGCGATCCGAACGATCCGAAGAGTTATGTCAACAAGCTGAAGGATGATCGCTTCGTCCAGCTTGCGCGCGCGTTCAATTTCGACAGCAGCGGCAATGTCACCACACCAGTGGTGGCGCAGGACGGCGCGGAAGTGAAGCTGGTGATGAAGGACTACATCATCGCCAAGACGCGCTTCACGAAGGACAAGGAACAGGCCGAGCTGCGCAAGGCCGCCGACAAGGACGCCGTTTACTATCAGAACACCATCGCCAATATCGGAAGCGTGAAGGAGCTGCTCGCCGACAGGAAGCTGATGGACATCGCGCTCGTCGCCAGGGGTCTCGATCCCGCCAAGGTGACGACCGCCGACCTGCGCAAGATGTTCGACTCGGACCTCACAGACCCCAAGAGTTTCGTCAACACCCAGACCGATCCGCGCTTCGCGGAGCTGGTGGCTTCGTTCAATTTCGACAACGACGGCGAGGTCGCCCGGTTGCCGAAATTCGGACCGCAGACCCGCGACCAGTTTATGGAAACCCAGCGCAAGTATCTGCAGCAGACGCTGGAAACGCAGCAGGGTGAGACCAATCCGGGCGTCCGGCTCGCGCTTTATTTCGAGCGCAAGGCGCCGGGCATCACTTCGGCCTATGACCTGCTCGCCGACAAGGCGCTGGCGGAAGTATTCCGCACCACCTTCGGCCTGCCCGACGAGGTCGGTGCCATGGATATCGACCAGCAGGCCAAGGTGGTTGAAAAACACCTCAACCTGAAGGACCTCGCCGACCCCGCCAAACTCGCGAAGCTGCTGAACCGTTTCTCGGCGCTGTATGACATCAAGAACGGCACCGGTGTCGCATCCTCACCGGTGATCACCCTTTACCAAGGCGGCGGGTTGCTGAGTAATACGGCCTTTGCCGCAGTGGCGAAGACGGCGCGGTGA
- a CDS encoding DUF2865 domain-containing protein, whose amino-acid sequence MSVPVTATFFRWALACAALIGASAFHGDAYAQGYPAQVYPPGQAQQQQSANPMCGRLEAQLATIDRGNGIDPARADQIRRYEDSISRQQAELDRVSQQARRMGCDSSGFFSLFSGQSAQCGPVNNQIQQMRGNLDQMTNSLERLRVGTPGLSDRDSQRRSVLLALAQNGCGPQYAAAARSAQQNSGPGGFLSNLFGNNESSPGEIPPAGDAMMSNVPQGTYRTVCVRTCDGYYFPISFTTVPARFADDERACKAQCPATDANLYTYRNPGEDMNAAVSIAGQPYSSSPNAFKYRTEFNPSCSCKAQGQTWADALKTIDDKAAAENGDIIVTEERAKRLSQPQKGTPAALKKNPTPDSSPAPAQQPAAPSNPGQIRQVGPQFLPNNAKQ is encoded by the coding sequence ATGTCTGTACCTGTGACTGCCACTTTTTTCCGCTGGGCCCTCGCCTGCGCCGCGCTGATCGGCGCCTCTGCATTTCATGGTGACGCATACGCGCAGGGATATCCTGCGCAGGTCTATCCGCCGGGCCAGGCGCAGCAGCAGCAATCCGCCAATCCGATGTGCGGCCGGCTTGAGGCGCAGCTCGCCACCATCGATCGCGGCAACGGCATTGACCCCGCGCGCGCCGATCAGATCAGGCGCTATGAAGATTCCATCAGTCGCCAGCAGGCCGAGCTCGATCGCGTCTCGCAGCAGGCGCGGCGGATGGGCTGCGATTCATCCGGCTTCTTCTCGCTGTTCTCCGGCCAGTCGGCGCAATGCGGTCCGGTCAACAACCAGATCCAGCAGATGCGCGGCAATCTCGATCAGATGACCAACAGTCTCGAGCGTCTGCGCGTCGGCACGCCGGGACTGTCGGACCGCGACAGCCAGCGCCGGTCCGTGCTGCTGGCACTCGCGCAGAACGGCTGCGGTCCACAATATGCCGCCGCAGCGCGCAGCGCGCAGCAGAATTCCGGCCCCGGCGGCTTCCTCAGCAACCTGTTCGGTAACAACGAATCCAGCCCTGGCGAAATCCCGCCGGCCGGCGACGCGATGATGAGCAATGTCCCGCAGGGCACCTATCGCACCGTCTGCGTGCGCACCTGCGACGGGTATTACTTCCCGATCTCGTTCACGACCGTCCCTGCCCGCTTCGCCGATGACGAGCGCGCCTGCAAGGCGCAGTGCCCGGCCACGGATGCCAATCTCTACACCTATCGCAATCCCGGCGAGGACATGAATGCGGCGGTATCGATCGCCGGTCAGCCTTATTCATCGTCGCCAAACGCGTTCAAGTATCGCACCGAGTTCAATCCGTCGTGCTCCTGCAAGGCGCAGGGCCAGACCTGGGCGGATGCGCTGAAGACCATCGACGACAAGGCCGCGGCGGAAAATGGCGACATCATCGTCACCGAAGAGCGCGCCAAGCGATTGTCGCAGCCTCAAAAGGGCACGCCGGCCGCACTGAAAAAGAACCCGACGCCGGATTCATCGCCCGCACCCGCACAGCAGCCGGCGGCGCCGAGCAATCCTGGCCAGATCCGTCAGGTCGGCCCGCAATTCTTGCCGAACAACGCAAAGCAATAG
- the cysS gene encoding cysteine--tRNA ligase, with the protein MELRLYDTLTREKRVFTPIDANNVRMYVCGPTVYDFAHIGNARPVIVFDVLFRLLRHIYGENHVTYVRNITDVDDKINNRALRDYPGLPLNEAIRKVTEKTADQFQADVKALGCLPPTVQPRATEFVLPRPDGKTDMVTLIKELIARGHAYEAAGEVLFDTQSMPDYGALSGRKLEDQQAGARVAVDAHKKHPTDFVLWKQSSPEEPGWDSPWGRGRPGWHIECSAMSAAYLGTTFDIHGGGLDLIFPHHENEIAQSRCAHGTHAMANYWMHNGFLQVEGEKMSKSLGNFFTIRELLDDWPGEVLRLNMLKTQYRSPVDWTVKGLEESAKTLDDWYAVAADHAGGEVSPKVIEALYDDLNTPLLVAALHGLRNSAAAGSEADRATFAASMRMLGFLLDSASAWNDRKQQASGIDAAKVDALIIERTAARARKDFKESDRLRDELAAMGIVIKDSKEGTTWEVAR; encoded by the coding sequence ATGGAACTGCGCCTCTACGACACCCTGACCCGCGAGAAACGGGTTTTTACGCCGATCGATGCGAACAACGTTCGGATGTATGTCTGCGGCCCAACGGTCTACGATTTCGCCCATATCGGCAATGCGCGGCCGGTGATCGTGTTCGACGTGCTGTTCCGCCTGCTGCGGCACATCTACGGCGAAAATCACGTCACTTATGTTCGCAACATCACCGACGTTGACGACAAGATCAACAACCGTGCGCTACGCGACTATCCCGGCTTGCCGCTCAACGAGGCGATCCGCAAGGTCACGGAGAAGACCGCCGATCAATTCCAAGCCGACGTGAAAGCACTCGGCTGCCTGCCGCCGACGGTGCAGCCGCGCGCGACCGAATTCGTGCTGCCGCGGCCCGATGGCAAGACCGATATGGTGACGTTGATCAAGGAGTTGATCGCGCGCGGTCACGCTTATGAAGCGGCGGGCGAAGTGCTGTTCGACACGCAGTCGATGCCGGATTACGGCGCGCTGTCGGGCCGCAAACTCGAGGACCAGCAGGCCGGCGCACGCGTCGCCGTGGACGCGCACAAGAAGCATCCGACCGATTTCGTGCTGTGGAAGCAGTCGTCACCGGAGGAGCCCGGCTGGGACTCGCCATGGGGCAGAGGCCGGCCCGGCTGGCACATCGAATGCTCGGCGATGTCAGCCGCCTATCTCGGCACGACTTTCGATATCCATGGCGGGGGGCTCGATCTGATCTTCCCGCATCATGAAAACGAGATCGCGCAATCGCGCTGCGCCCATGGCACGCATGCCATGGCGAATTACTGGATGCATAACGGCTTTCTGCAGGTGGAAGGCGAGAAGATGTCGAAGAGCCTCGGCAACTTCTTCACCATCCGCGAATTGCTCGATGACTGGCCGGGCGAAGTGCTGCGCCTGAACATGCTGAAGACCCAGTATCGCTCTCCGGTCGACTGGACGGTGAAGGGCCTCGAGGAAAGCGCAAAGACACTCGACGACTGGTATGCCGTGGCTGCCGATCATGCTGGTGGCGAGGTGTCGCCGAAGGTTATCGAAGCGCTGTATGACGATCTGAACACGCCGTTGCTTGTGGCGGCTTTGCATGGCCTGCGCAACAGCGCAGCCGCGGGCAGTGAGGCTGATCGAGCGACGTTTGCAGCATCGATGCGCATGCTTGGTTTCCTATTGGATTCAGCTTCAGCGTGGAACGATCGCAAGCAGCAAGCGAGTGGTATCGATGCAGCAAAGGTCGATGCGTTGATTATCGAACGCACCGCTGCCCGTGCTCGCAAAGACTTCAAGGAATCGGATCGCCTTCGCGACGAACTCGCTGCGATGGGCATTGTGATCAAGGACTCCAAGGAAGGCACCACTTGGGAGGTCGCGCGATGA
- a CDS encoding GNAT family N-acetyltransferase: MAASNAKPGLRPFLPEDTAIAAAIYVASIAELTGDDYSEAQQEAWAQAGDDEERFGKRLASQLTLIATLDGIPVGFASLKGADHIDLLYVHPNAVLKGVASTLIDALEKLAGARGATALTVDASDTALEFFMKRGYVATQRNSVPVHDEWLANTTMKKALAANA, encoded by the coding sequence ATGGCTGCATCGAACGCCAAGCCGGGCCTGCGTCCGTTTCTTCCCGAAGACACCGCGATTGCCGCGGCGATCTATGTTGCGTCGATCGCGGAATTGACCGGTGACGATTACAGCGAGGCGCAGCAAGAGGCCTGGGCGCAGGCCGGCGATGACGAGGAGCGGTTCGGCAAACGCCTCGCCTCGCAGCTCACGCTGATCGCGACGCTCGATGGGATTCCGGTGGGATTCGCTTCACTGAAGGGCGCCGATCATATCGATCTGCTCTATGTGCATCCGAATGCGGTGCTGAAGGGGGTGGCTTCCACATTGATCGACGCGCTGGAGAAACTGGCTGGTGCGCGCGGTGCGACGGCGCTCACGGTGGATGCGAGCGACACTGCGCTCGAATTCTTCATGAAGCGCGGTTATGTGGCGACCCAGCGCAACAGCGTGCCGGTTCATGACGAGTGGCTGGCGAATACGACGATGAAGAAGGCACTCGCGGCAAATGCGTAG
- a CDS encoding VOC family protein, which translates to MIDHVSIAVSDLDRAVPFYERVFAPLGMTRLVTRPSMVGFGKTYPEVWINLRVGMAPLSPSSGAHLCLRAKTATEIDAFYAAAMQAGAVSESGPSIRPHDRVRYYAAFIADADGNRIEAVTFPQDEMSH; encoded by the coding sequence ATGATCGATCACGTCTCGATTGCCGTCAGCGACCTCGATCGCGCTGTCCCGTTCTATGAACGAGTCTTCGCACCGCTGGGCATGACCCGCCTGGTGACGAGGCCGAGCATGGTCGGCTTCGGCAAAACCTATCCGGAGGTGTGGATCAATCTTCGCGTCGGGATGGCGCCGCTATCACCAAGCAGCGGCGCGCATCTGTGCCTGCGCGCTAAGACGGCGACAGAGATCGACGCGTTTTATGCGGCTGCGATGCAAGCGGGCGCGGTCTCCGAAAGTGGGCCATCGATCCGGCCGCACGACCGTGTGCGCTACTACGCGGCCTTCATCGCTGATGCCGATGGCAATCGAATCGAAGCGGTGACGTTTCCGCAGGACGAGATGTCTCACTGA
- a CDS encoding TIGR00730 family Rossman fold protein encodes MNTIKTICVYCGSGPGTNPHFIQSAVHLGKIMAENGIGLVYGGGSIGLMGAVAKSVLEHGGHVTGIIPEFLTKRENALVGAQELIVTHDMHERKRLMFERSDAFVALPGGIGTLEELVEQLTWQQLGRHSKPILLANIDGFWEPLLTLLIHMRTTAFIRPTLPLDVLTADQTEDILPRLRAAAAKTPDEGKKLAPDVAARL; translated from the coding sequence ATGAACACTATCAAAACAATCTGCGTCTATTGCGGCTCCGGCCCCGGTACCAATCCCCACTTCATCCAATCGGCGGTCCACCTCGGAAAGATCATGGCCGAGAACGGTATCGGTCTCGTCTATGGCGGCGGCTCCATCGGTTTGATGGGTGCAGTTGCGAAGTCCGTGCTGGAGCATGGGGGCCACGTCACCGGCATCATCCCTGAATTCCTCACCAAACGCGAAAATGCGCTGGTCGGTGCGCAGGAGCTGATCGTCACCCACGACATGCACGAGCGCAAGCGCCTGATGTTCGAGCGCTCGGACGCCTTCGTCGCTCTGCCCGGCGGTATCGGCACGCTGGAGGAACTGGTCGAACAGCTCACCTGGCAGCAGCTAGGCCGCCACAGCAAACCCATTCTGCTGGCGAATATCGACGGCTTCTGGGAGCCGCTGCTGACGCTGTTGATCCATATGCGCACCACGGCCTTCATCCGCCCGACGCTGCCGCTCGACGTGCTCACCGCCGATCAGACCGAAGACATCCTGCCCCGCCTGCGCGCGGCCGCTGCCAAGACGCCGGATGAAGGCAAGAAGCTCGCCCCGGACGTCGCGGCGCGTCTCTGA
- a CDS encoding ABCB family ABC transporter ATP-binding protein/permease, with protein MTDNSSNKMPNKVPADQLGQATLLGTLRHLWPYIWPSDRADLKRRVVWSMVLLLVAKLATLIVPFTFKWATDALSGTGSAPIAPSNWMLWLIASPLAMTASYGLVRILMALFTQWRDGIFASVAMHAVRKLAYLTFVHMHELSLRFHLERKTGGLTRVLERGREGIEVIVRMVILQAIPTVVELALVMAVLVWQFDWRYVVVVALTVVVYCSFTYVATEWRIGIRRRMNESDSEANTKAIDSLLNYETVKYFSAEAREAERYDRSVERFERASVKTYTSLAVLNAGQAVIFTIGLTLTMVLCAIGVRDGTHTVGDFVMVNAMMIQLYQPLNLVGMMYREIKQAIIDLEKMFGVLNRDAEVKDRIGAAPLVVTSGAIRFDDVRFAYDPERPILKGLSFEVPAGKTVAVVGPSGAGKSTISRLLFRLYDVSGGRITIDGQDIRDVTQSSLRASIGMVPQDTVLFNDTIRYNIRYGRWDATDAEVEEAARMAQIDPFIRMAPKGYETEVGERGLKLSGGEKQRVAIARTVLKAPPILLLDEATSALDSHTEQEIQDALEKVSRGRTSLVIAHRLSTIVGADEIIVLEQGRIAERGTHEQLMVADGLYASMWNRQREAEAARERLAQIDDEDAAPNRRPPLVAEEGEGEAVARHDAAE; from the coding sequence ATGACCGACAACTCTTCCAATAAGATGCCGAACAAGGTTCCAGCCGATCAGCTGGGGCAGGCGACACTGCTCGGCACGCTCAGACATCTGTGGCCCTATATCTGGCCGAGCGATCGCGCTGATCTGAAGCGCCGTGTCGTATGGTCGATGGTGCTGCTGCTGGTCGCCAAGCTTGCCACGTTGATCGTGCCTTTCACCTTCAAATGGGCGACCGACGCGCTCAGCGGCACCGGTTCGGCGCCGATTGCGCCATCGAACTGGATGCTGTGGCTGATCGCTTCGCCACTGGCGATGACGGCGAGCTACGGGCTGGTGCGCATCTTGATGGCGCTGTTTACGCAATGGCGCGATGGCATCTTCGCCAGCGTCGCCATGCATGCGGTACGCAAACTTGCCTATCTGACATTCGTGCATATGCACGAGCTGTCGCTGCGTTTCCATCTGGAGCGCAAGACTGGCGGCCTGACGCGCGTGCTCGAGCGCGGACGCGAGGGTATCGAGGTCATCGTCCGCATGGTTATCCTGCAGGCGATTCCTACGGTGGTCGAACTCGCGCTGGTGATGGCGGTGCTGGTCTGGCAGTTCGACTGGCGCTATGTCGTCGTGGTGGCTCTGACGGTGGTTGTCTATTGCTCGTTCACCTATGTCGCCACCGAGTGGCGCATCGGCATCCGTCGCCGCATGAACGAGTCTGACAGCGAGGCGAATACCAAGGCGATCGACTCGCTGCTGAACTACGAGACGGTAAAGTATTTCAGCGCCGAGGCGCGCGAGGCCGAACGGTACGATCGCAGCGTCGAGCGCTTCGAGCGCGCCAGCGTGAAGACCTATACGTCGCTCGCCGTGCTCAATGCCGGGCAGGCTGTCATCTTCACCATCGGCCTGACGCTGACCATGGTCCTGTGCGCCATCGGCGTCCGTGACGGTACGCATACGGTGGGCGATTTCGTCATGGTCAACGCGATGATGATTCAGCTCTATCAGCCTTTGAATCTCGTCGGCATGATGTATCGCGAGATCAAGCAGGCGATCATCGACCTGGAGAAGATGTTCGGCGTGCTGAATCGAGATGCCGAGGTGAAGGATCGCATCGGCGCCGCGCCGTTGGTGGTGACGTCCGGAGCGATCCGCTTCGACGATGTGCGTTTTGCTTACGATCCGGAACGGCCGATCCTGAAAGGCCTGAGCTTCGAAGTGCCGGCCGGCAAAACGGTCGCCGTGGTCGGCCCGTCCGGCGCCGGCAAGTCGACGATCTCGCGGCTGCTGTTTCGTCTGTATGACGTCTCAGGCGGACGCATTACCATCGACGGTCAGGACATTCGCGACGTCACGCAGTCGTCGCTGCGCGCGAGCATCGGCATGGTGCCGCAGGACACCGTACTGTTCAACGACACCATCCGTTACAACATCCGTTATGGCCGCTGGGATGCGACCGATGCCGAGGTGGAGGAGGCGGCGCGGATGGCGCAGATCGATCCGTTCATTCGCATGGCTCCAAAGGGTTACGAGACCGAGGTAGGCGAACGTGGCCTCAAGCTTTCGGGCGGCGAGAAACAGCGCGTGGCGATCGCGCGCACCGTGCTGAAGGCGCCGCCCATCCTGCTGCTGGACGAGGCGACATCGGCACTCGACAGTCACACCGAGCAGGAGATTCAAGATGCGCTGGAAAAGGTCTCGCGGGGCCGTACCTCGCTGGTGATCGCGCATCGGCTGTCCACCATCGTCGGCGCCGACGAGATCATCGTGCTCGAGCAGGGCCGCATCGCCGAACGTGGTACACATGAGCAGCTTATGGTGGCCGACGGCCTTTATGCCAGCATGTGGAACCGGCAGCGCGAGGCGGAAGCCGCCCGCGAGCGGCTGGCCCAGATCGATGACGAGGATGCGGCGCCCAACCGCCGTCCGCCGCTGGTGGCGGAAGAGGGAGAAGGGGAGGCCGTCGCAAGACATGACGCGGCGGAATAA
- a CDS encoding phosphatidylserine decarboxylase has protein sequence MSIANSIRGQIPPIHKEGYPFIGIFALASLVLFWIWTPLGWIGTGLTVWCALFFRDPVRVTPIREGVVVSPADGKVSMVQPVLPPAELGLGDQPLLRISVFMSVFNVHVNRSPVAGRIERIAYRPGKFINAELDKASEDNERNSLVISTPGGRIGVVQIAGLVARRIVSFVREGQVLEAGERFGLIRFGSRLDIYLPEGSKALVAVGQTAIAGETVLADFRIGDGGRTYRTD, from the coding sequence ATGTCCATCGCCAATTCCATCCGTGGCCAGATTCCCCCGATCCACAAGGAGGGCTATCCGTTCATCGGCATTTTCGCGCTGGCGAGCCTGGTTCTGTTCTGGATCTGGACGCCGCTCGGCTGGATCGGTACCGGCCTGACCGTCTGGTGCGCGCTGTTCTTCCGCGATCCGGTTCGCGTCACCCCCATCCGCGAAGGCGTCGTTGTGTCGCCGGCCGACGGCAAGGTGTCGATGGTGCAGCCGGTGCTGCCGCCGGCCGAGCTCGGTCTTGGCGATCAGCCGCTGTTGCGCATTTCGGTGTTCATGAGCGTGTTCAACGTGCACGTGAACCGCAGCCCGGTGGCCGGGCGGATCGAGCGCATCGCCTATCGGCCCGGAAAGTTCATCAATGCCGAGCTGGACAAGGCCAGCGAGGACAACGAGCGCAATTCGCTGGTTATCTCGACCCCGGGCGGCCGCATCGGCGTGGTGCAGATCGCCGGTCTGGTGGCGCGGCGAATCGTCTCCTTCGTGCGCGAGGGGCAGGTGCTGGAGGCCGGCGAGCGCTTCGGCCTGATCCGCTTCGGGTCCCGCCTCGACATCTATCTTCCGGAAGGCAGCAAGGCGTTGGTCGCGGTGGGGCAGACGGCGATCGCCGGCGAGACGGTGCTCGCGGACTTCCGCATCGGCGACGGCGGACGCACCTACCGGACCGATTAA